A DNA window from Pogona vitticeps strain Pit_001003342236 chromosome 2, PviZW2.1, whole genome shotgun sequence contains the following coding sequences:
- the LOC144586233 gene encoding taste receptor type 2 member 105-like codes for MVAEIMHQYVIVTWMIVAISCSFALLGNGFIIVVKGYQWFQQRKMIPSDFLLTCLSSSRVLTLWTGGLAFILGIAASETYKHTRTEEFLNFSSFFFDIISICLSAVSTILLITSLWRHITNLRKTGAGMKDVSTQVHINVMKPLVFYLFCYLSYFMAFHKLQQFLHFH; via the exons ATGGTTGCTGAGATCATGCATCAATATGTTATCGTTACCTGGATGATTGTAGCAATATCATGCAGTTTTGCTCTTTTAGGAAATGGATTTATTATAGTCGTGAAGGGGTATCAATGGTTCCAACAAAGGAAGATGATTCCTTCTGATTTCCTTTTGACCTGTTTGAGCAGCTCCCGGGTTCTCACACTGTGGACTGGCGGACTGGCCTTTATTCTAGGAATTGCCGCTTCAGAGACATATAAACATACTCGTACAGAGGAATTTCTAAACTTTAGTTCATTCTTTTTTGACATTATCAGCATCTG CCTAAGCGCCGTCTCAACCATTCTTTTAATTACCTCCCTGTGGAGGCACATAACAAATCTGAGAAAGACTGGTGCTGGTATGAAGGATGTCAGCACTCAAGTCCACATCAACGTCATGAAGCCTCTGGTGTTCTATCTCTTCTGCTACCTTTCCTATTTCATGG CCTTTCATAAGTTGCAGCAGTTCCTCCACTTCCATTga
- the LOC110070146 gene encoding taste receptor type 2 member 7-like, translating to MFNDILSPVFIFFWIILGILSVIALLGNGFITAMISHQWLQTGKMASCDFLLTSLSTSRFLLQLSSLLGYPVYFNIPEVSFYYSALAVMSISWFLFHITSLWSATWLSIFYCVKVTNFPNNFFFWLKTRINVLVPRLFAMSVTVSIIFSLPSFVCYFQDEKSCNLTDTQSVNNYQNLFFAPISLHFTIMAINFSLNVTASILLLASLWRHTRNLRKSGIAVKDLSTQVHIKVMKSVLLYLFLYVLYITSMMLATAHILKYGRPERLVTEILLSALSAVHSAILISTNPKLKKASAYILKIRERAS from the coding sequence ATGTTCAACGATATTCTGTCTccagttttcatatttttttggATCATTTTAGGAATTCTATCTGTCATTGCCCTTTTAGGAAATGGGTTTATTACAGCTATGATCAGTCACCAATGGCTCCAAACTGGGAAGATGGCTTCATGTGATTTCCTCTTAACCAGCTTGAGCACCTCCAGATTTCTGCTGCAGTTGTCTTCTCTCTTAGGCTATCCTGTGTATTTCAACATTCCTGAGGTCAGCTTTTATTATTCTGCTCTAGCAGTCATGAGCATTTCCTGGTTCTTATTTCACATAACCAGCCTCTGGAGTGCCACATGGCTCAGCATTTTCTATTGTGTGAAGGTCACCAACTTTCCAAATAATTTCTTCTTCTGGTTGAAAACAAGAATCAATGTGCTCGTGCCCAGACTGTTTGCAATGTCGGTAACTGTTTCCATTATCTTCTCTCTTCCGTCATTTGTCTGTTATTTTCAAGATGAAAAATCATGCAATCTAACAGACACCCAGTCAGTGAATAACTACCAAAACTTGTTCTTTGCTCCCATTTCTCTGCATTTCACTATTATGGCCATAAATTTCAGTCTAAATGTAACAGCATCTATTCTTTTGCTTGCTTCTCTGTGGAGGCACACAAGGAATCTGAGGAAGAGTGGTATTGCTGTTAAGGACCTCAGCACCCAAGTCCACATCAAGGTCATGAAGTCCGTTCTGCTTTATCTCTTCTTGTATGTTTTGTATATCACATCGATGATGCTTGCTACAGCCCATATTCTCAAGTATGGAAGACCTGAGCGACTTGTAACTGAAATCCTGCTCTCTGCTTTGTCTGCAGTACACTCTGCCATATTAATATCGACTAATCCAAAACTTAAAAAAGCATCTGCTTACATTCTAAAAATCAGAGAAAGGGCttcttga